The following proteins are encoded in a genomic region of Prosthecobacter sp. SYSU 5D2:
- a CDS encoding NAD(+) synthase produces the protein MTDPTLPICPRELHGFVRVATVSPALKLGDVQANVAVIRTEMQRLAGEGCRLIVFPELCLTGYSCADLFYLRTLQQQALQGVKQLAEANAELGCCIVVGLPLAVQGRLYNVAAVIADGEVLGYVPKINLPNAGEFYERRWFSPATTLTDTHTDGDGTPIGTDLLFEATDLPGFVLGIEVCEDLWTVIPPSSHAALAGATLLANPSASNEVLGKYQYRRQLITQQSARCLAAYVYSSAGAGESSTDTVYSGHGLIAENGALLGETERFSFQTRVAIADIDLQRLEHERLRSTAFRDAPATQSYSRITFCLGNFAGEESRTNEALKRPLPALPFVPPAGADRKAVCEEIFAIQATGLARRLRQTRSKTAVLGLSGGLDSTLALLVMMEALKRADMPPEAALTITMPGFGTTQRTKGNAEKLAEALRIPLRTIPIGAAVEQHFKDIGHPPGLHDVTYENAQARERTQVLMDVANQTGGFVVGTGDLSESALGWCTFNGDHMSMYHVNAGVPKTLVKYLIEWCATELYADEAGAILHDIIDTPISPELLPLAADGSMEQKTEDTVGPYELHDFFLFHFVRHGCGEEKIRFLARQAFDGKYAGEVIDQWLAVFLRRFVQSQFKRSSMPDGPKVGSVALSPRGDWRMPSDYGGNQF, from the coding sequence ATGACTGACCCGACCCTGCCGATCTGCCCCCGTGAACTCCATGGTTTTGTACGTGTGGCCACGGTGTCCCCTGCCCTGAAGCTGGGCGATGTGCAGGCGAATGTGGCGGTGATCCGCACCGAGATGCAGCGCCTGGCGGGCGAAGGCTGCCGGCTGATCGTCTTCCCAGAGCTGTGCCTGACGGGTTATTCATGTGCGGATCTTTTTTATCTGCGCACCCTCCAGCAGCAGGCGTTGCAGGGCGTGAAACAACTGGCGGAGGCCAATGCGGAGCTGGGCTGCTGCATCGTGGTGGGCCTGCCGCTGGCGGTACAAGGACGTCTGTACAATGTGGCGGCGGTCATCGCGGACGGGGAGGTGCTGGGTTATGTACCCAAGATCAACCTGCCCAATGCGGGGGAGTTTTATGAACGGCGCTGGTTCTCACCGGCCACGACGCTGACCGATACGCACACGGATGGTGATGGCACGCCCATTGGCACGGACCTGCTGTTTGAGGCGACGGATCTGCCAGGTTTCGTTCTCGGCATCGAGGTCTGTGAAGACCTGTGGACGGTGATCCCGCCCTCCAGCCATGCAGCCCTGGCCGGAGCGACGCTGCTGGCAAATCCCTCCGCCAGCAATGAGGTGCTGGGCAAGTATCAATACCGTCGCCAGCTCATCACGCAGCAGAGCGCACGCTGCCTGGCGGCCTATGTATATTCCAGCGCGGGCGCGGGAGAATCCAGCACGGACACGGTTTATTCCGGCCATGGGCTCATCGCAGAAAATGGCGCGTTGCTGGGAGAGACGGAACGTTTTTCTTTTCAAACACGGGTGGCCATTGCGGACATTGATCTGCAAAGGCTGGAGCATGAGCGGCTGCGCAGCACGGCCTTCCGCGATGCCCCGGCGACGCAGTCATATTCACGCATCACTTTTTGTTTGGGGAATTTTGCGGGAGAAGAAAGCCGCACAAACGAGGCCCTCAAAAGGCCGCTGCCAGCGCTGCCGTTTGTGCCACCTGCAGGCGCGGACCGGAAGGCGGTGTGCGAAGAAATCTTTGCCATCCAGGCCACCGGGCTGGCGCGCAGGCTGCGGCAGACGCGCAGCAAGACGGCGGTGCTGGGCCTGTCCGGCGGGCTGGATTCCACCCTGGCGCTGCTGGTGATGATGGAGGCGCTGAAGCGTGCGGACATGCCGCCTGAGGCTGCGCTAACCATTACCATGCCCGGCTTTGGCACCACGCAGCGGACCAAAGGCAATGCGGAAAAGCTGGCGGAGGCGCTGCGCATTCCGCTGCGCACCATCCCCATCGGCGCGGCGGTGGAGCAGCATTTCAAGGACATCGGGCATCCCCCAGGACTGCACGATGTGACGTATGAAAATGCCCAGGCGCGCGAGCGCACGCAGGTGCTCATGGATGTGGCCAACCAGACCGGCGGCTTTGTGGTGGGCACCGGTGATCTTTCCGAATCAGCGCTGGGCTGGTGTACATTCAATGGCGACCACATGTCCATGTATCATGTGAATGCGGGCGTGCCGAAGACGCTGGTGAAGTACCTCATCGAATGGTGTGCGACGGAGCTGTATGCGGATGAGGCCGGCGCAATCCTGCATGACATCATTGACACGCCCATCTCGCCCGAGCTGCTGCCGCTGGCGGCGGATGGCAGCATGGAGCAGAAGACGGAGGACACCGTGGGGCCGTATGAGCTGCATGACTTTTTCCTGTTCCACTTTGTCCGCCATGGCTGCGGTGAAGAGAAGATTCGCTTCCTCGCTCGTCAGGCTTTTGACGGCAAGTATGCAGGCGAGGTGATAGACCAATGGCTCGCCGTTTTCCTGCGTCGTTTTGTGCAGAGCCAGTTCAAGCGATCCTCCATGCCCGACGGCCCCAAAGTGGGTTCGGTGGCGCTTTCACCGCGTGGTGACTGGCGGATGCCGAGCGATTATGGCGGGAACCAGTTTTGA
- a CDS encoding tetratricopeptide repeat protein — protein sequence MSDPIPHLEDLFDEANGHLAVGELEEAIVLYRQCVARDPQFFDGWQALGMALLKTGEVKEAIGAGLMATTLKPNDLLAWTGLSQMYVRNGQIAEAEDAKGKARILSLGGRVVKD from the coding sequence ATGAGCGATCCGATCCCCCATCTTGAAGACCTGTTTGATGAAGCCAACGGTCACCTGGCCGTGGGTGAGCTGGAAGAGGCGATTGTTCTTTACCGGCAGTGCGTGGCCCGCGATCCGCAGTTTTTCGACGGCTGGCAGGCGCTCGGCATGGCTCTCCTGAAAACCGGCGAGGTGAAGGAGGCCATCGGGGCCGGCCTGATGGCCACCACATTGAAGCCCAATGATCTGCTGGCCTGGACCGGGCTGTCCCAGATGTATGTGCGCAACGGCCAGATCGCCGAAGCGGAGGATGCGAAGGGCAAGGCACGGATTCTTTCACTGGGCGGCCGG
- a CDS encoding peptidyl-prolyl cis-trans isomerase, producing MLEFFRRHRGAFLITVTVIIIISFSVWGGYQSSNDRMQGQASDPAFRIYGRTYTIAEAQRLGRRMEAIYMLQMFDLLGLSRVGSGGDDQGNNIVLNQVVLEHEMERMGIHPSDAEAKAVLERLPAFQENGSFSPQRAANAEMMLNANGFSSADLLEIVKLSIGYSKLRDLVGSNYVASPLEAEKAYASEHQTLKVNTVTFNLEDFKKKAEVKDDEIQKYYDEQKDSYKTDEKRAISYVYFENPPADDKKPLEERQKAEKAVVERVNKFNAASIEPGAKFDTIVKDLKEKTLTADLFTQAAPPEALKAETELVNAIFANNPEVRPISDPVKGANGYYIFSVTKTEEPKQKELTEVKDSIKETLVAQKAQEELTKAVNEARTALVDGIKAGKKIADLAKEQKLTLSPQVDVTVAEPDMAVENSNLIARQAQDTPAGELSKVIDTETGALLVYVAAKELRKRDDSAALRENMGTSRADQERSRLFDAWFSRRREESKAKMLVTQEA from the coding sequence ATGCTTGAATTTTTCCGCCGCCATCGTGGTGCCTTCCTCATCACCGTCACCGTGATCATCATCATCAGCTTCTCCGTCTGGGGCGGTTACCAAAGCAGCAATGACCGGATGCAGGGCCAGGCCAGCGATCCTGCCTTCAGAATCTACGGCCGCACCTACACCATCGCCGAAGCCCAGCGCCTGGGCCGCCGCATGGAGGCGATCTACATGCTGCAGATGTTCGACCTGCTGGGCCTGTCCCGCGTGGGCAGCGGCGGCGATGACCAGGGCAACAACATCGTGCTGAACCAAGTGGTGCTGGAGCATGAGATGGAGCGCATGGGCATCCACCCAAGCGACGCGGAAGCCAAGGCTGTGCTGGAAAGACTGCCCGCCTTCCAGGAAAATGGCAGCTTCAGCCCGCAGCGCGCCGCCAATGCCGAAATGATGCTGAATGCCAACGGCTTCAGCAGCGCTGATCTGCTGGAAATCGTGAAACTGAGCATCGGCTACAGCAAGCTGCGCGACCTCGTCGGCAGCAACTACGTGGCCAGCCCGCTGGAAGCTGAAAAAGCCTACGCCAGTGAGCACCAGACGCTGAAAGTGAACACCGTGACCTTCAACCTGGAAGACTTCAAGAAGAAGGCCGAGGTCAAGGATGACGAGATCCAGAAGTATTACGACGAGCAGAAGGACAGCTACAAAACAGATGAGAAGCGCGCCATCAGCTACGTCTATTTTGAAAATCCTCCTGCGGATGACAAGAAGCCCCTGGAAGAGCGCCAGAAGGCAGAGAAAGCCGTGGTGGAGCGCGTTAACAAGTTCAATGCTGCCAGCATCGAGCCCGGCGCGAAATTTGACACTATCGTCAAGGATCTGAAGGAAAAGACACTCACCGCCGACCTCTTCACCCAGGCGGCTCCCCCGGAAGCCCTGAAGGCTGAAACGGAACTGGTGAATGCCATCTTTGCCAACAATCCTGAAGTGCGCCCCATCAGCGACCCGGTTAAGGGAGCCAACGGTTATTACATTTTCTCCGTGACCAAGACGGAAGAGCCGAAGCAGAAGGAACTGACGGAAGTGAAGGACAGCATCAAAGAAACACTCGTGGCCCAGAAAGCCCAAGAAGAGCTGACCAAGGCCGTGAATGAAGCCCGCACTGCCCTGGTGGACGGCATCAAGGCCGGCAAGAAAATCGCCGATCTGGCCAAGGAGCAGAAGCTGACGCTTTCCCCGCAGGTGGACGTGACCGTGGCCGAGCCTGACATGGCTGTGGAAAACAGCAATCTCATCGCCCGCCAGGCCCAGGACACCCCCGCCGGTGAACTGAGCAAAGTGATTGACACCGAAACCGGTGCCCTGCTGGTCTATGTGGCCGCCAAGGAACTGCGCAAGCGCGACGACAGCGCCGCCCTTCGTGAGAACATGGGCACCAGCCGTGCCGACCAGGAGCGCAGCCGCCTCTTTGACGCGTGGTTCTCCCGCCGCCGTGAAGAATCCAAGGCCAAAATGCTCGTCACCCAGGAGGCCTGA